The genomic region AGAGAAGTAGAAAGAATCAGATCTAAGATTTCGTCATCTTTCAACCCAACTTTCTGAAGTGCTTCTACATCATCTGCATTTGCTTGGGGAGGGGATTCCGAAAGTTTGCGGGCAAAATTAAAGATAGCAGCATCACGTGGCGAGAGTTCAGCATGAAATCCCCGGGCAAGGAGCTTATCTGTGACCTCAGTACTGTTTGATAACTTTGCGTGTCGGTCTGCATGCACGGCTGCGCAGTATACACAACGATTGACCATTGAAGCCGCAATTGCTCCGAGTTCCCGCTCAGTTCGGGACATTCCACCCTTGTCATACATGATAGCGTTGAAGAGTGGCGACCGCACTTTCAAACTTTCCACGTCATGTGCGAGGGTTAGAACATATTCTGATACCTTTGTGTTCGATGGTGTCACCTGCAATGCATCTAGTTGATCAAGAGTGGCATCGTCCAACTTTACAGGTTGAACTCGAGGCCTCCATTTTGGTACTTTTCTCGTAAACTTATGTAAAACTTTGCTCATGCTCCTCCGTTCATCAAGCGCAGCCCCAAGGCTACTCGCACCTGATAGGCCACGAAGGCAATCAACTCGCAGAGCCTAA from SAR324 cluster bacterium harbors:
- a CDS encoding peroxidase-related enzyme (This protein belongs to a clade of uncharacterized proteins related to peroxidases such as the alkylhydroperoxidase AhpD.); amino-acid sequence: MSKVLHKFTRKVPKWRPRVQPVKLDDATLDQLDALQVTPSNTKVSEYVLTLAHDVESLKVRSPLFNAIMYDKGGMSRTERELGAIAASMVNRCVYCAAVHADRHAKLSNSTEVTDKLLARGFHAELSPRDAAIFNFARKLSESPPQANADDVEALQKVGLKDDEILDLILSTSLFGWANRLMHVLGDPMQQDEEA